In Virgibacillus sp. NKC19-16, a single genomic region encodes these proteins:
- a CDS encoding M23 family metallopeptidase, translated as MKYLRTFLILTVFSIILLSACNTEEGASEESQEEDANEGEEPMEPKELTDVLLNGGYERVHSQMSKSFQDEVSLEQLRELGKEFNTGVTTYTLQSEFPYGNGGQQYVWIDDSGSKGIIAVFDQDEIIQGLQMMPLAIYPETDEIYTETVFDLPFQDEWFVFWGGTNSLVNYHYDYENQRYAYDFVVMNEDSSYEGDPTLNESYYAFGKEYLAPADGTVVHVENSVEDNEPVGTMNEEQPFGNYVILDHGNEEYSFLVHFKHQSIEVEEGDEIKQGDLLGLVGNSGNSSEPHIHFHVADSPDPADSKSIRINFDRDEEFIQGDFVE; from the coding sequence TTGAAATATCTAAGAACATTTTTAATACTGACTGTTTTTTCAATTATTCTCTTATCCGCTTGCAACACGGAAGAGGGGGCGTCTGAAGAAAGTCAGGAAGAAGATGCAAACGAAGGAGAGGAACCGATGGAGCCAAAGGAATTAACTGATGTTTTATTGAATGGGGGTTATGAGCGGGTGCACAGCCAGATGAGCAAATCGTTTCAGGATGAAGTGTCCCTGGAGCAGCTGAGGGAGCTAGGCAAAGAATTTAACACTGGTGTTACTACATATACATTACAATCTGAGTTCCCTTATGGTAATGGCGGACAGCAATACGTTTGGATAGATGACAGTGGTTCTAAAGGGATAATCGCAGTCTTTGATCAGGATGAGATTATTCAGGGATTGCAGATGATGCCGCTTGCTATCTATCCGGAAACTGATGAAATATATACAGAAACAGTATTTGATTTGCCGTTTCAAGATGAGTGGTTCGTATTTTGGGGAGGAACGAACAGTTTGGTTAATTATCATTATGATTATGAAAACCAGCGCTATGCTTATGATTTTGTGGTAATGAATGAAGACAGCTCCTATGAAGGAGATCCCACCTTAAATGAAAGCTATTATGCATTTGGCAAGGAGTACCTGGCTCCGGCTGATGGGACGGTTGTTCATGTGGAAAATAGTGTGGAAGATAATGAACCGGTTGGGACAATGAATGAAGAGCAGCCTTTTGGAAATTATGTCATCCTTGATCATGGTAACGAGGAATACAGTTTTCTTGTTCACTTCAAACACCAGTCGATTGAAGTGGAGGAAGGGGATGAGATCAAGCAAGGTGATTTGCTTGGGCTCGTCGGTAATTCCGGAAATTCCAGTGAACCGCATATTCATTTCCATGTAGCTGACTCTCCGGACCCGGCGGATTCAAAAAGCATCCGAATTAATTTTGACCGGGATGAGGAATTTATCCAAGGAGATTTTGTGGAATAA
- a CDS encoding NAD(P)/FAD-dependent oxidoreductase — protein sequence MNNPNIVILGAGYGGIMTTIKLQKSMNINEANLTLVNINDYHYQATWLHENAAGTLHHDRTRIPIKEVINREKVNFIQDKVISIKPDEKKVKLENRELTYDILVVGLGFEAATFGIPGLEEHAFTIGNINSARLLREHLEYNFALYHNEKDKKSARLNIVVGGGGFTGIEFAGELANRIPALCEEYDIEKAQVRIINIEGSETVLPGFDPHLVEYAMTSLESRGVEFITGAMIKECKPESIVYEKDGKQVEIPTMTFVWAAGVRANCIVEKSNLETNRGKVEVRQDMRAPHYDDVFVIGDCAQILDPESGLPYPPTAQIAIQQSAVVAHNVKSLASGREMEVFKPNILGSVASLGNNDAIGVVMNDRKLFGWKATMLKKIIDNRYLFKLGGIGLLLKKGKFNVFN from the coding sequence ATGAACAATCCAAATATAGTTATTCTGGGTGCGGGTTATGGTGGCATAATGACTACCATTAAACTACAGAAATCTATGAATATAAACGAAGCAAATCTGACACTTGTTAATATAAATGATTATCATTATCAAGCAACTTGGCTACATGAAAATGCTGCAGGTACATTGCACCATGATCGTACTCGAATTCCAATTAAAGAAGTTATAAACAGGGAGAAAGTTAATTTTATTCAGGATAAAGTAATATCTATTAAACCTGATGAAAAAAAGGTCAAGCTTGAAAATAGGGAGTTAACCTATGACATACTTGTTGTTGGTCTTGGATTTGAAGCAGCTACGTTTGGAATTCCTGGCCTGGAAGAACATGCATTTACAATTGGTAATATTAATAGTGCTCGTCTGCTAAGGGAGCATTTGGAATACAATTTTGCTTTATATCATAATGAAAAAGATAAAAAAAGCGCCCGTCTGAACATCGTTGTAGGTGGTGGCGGATTCACAGGTATTGAATTTGCAGGGGAGTTGGCGAATCGTATTCCAGCGTTATGTGAGGAGTATGATATCGAAAAAGCCCAGGTTCGTATTATCAATATAGAAGGTTCGGAAACGGTATTGCCAGGTTTTGACCCGCATCTCGTTGAATATGCGATGACCTCACTGGAATCCAGAGGCGTTGAATTTATAACCGGTGCGATGATAAAGGAATGCAAGCCGGAAAGCATCGTGTATGAAAAAGACGGGAAACAAGTAGAAATCCCGACCATGACTTTCGTATGGGCAGCTGGAGTCCGTGCTAACTGCATTGTGGAAAAATCCAACTTAGAAACAAACCGCGGGAAGGTAGAAGTACGGCAGGACATGCGTGCACCTCATTATGATGATGTATTTGTCATCGGAGATTGTGCACAGATTTTAGATCCTGAGAGTGGTCTACCTTATCCACCAACTGCACAAATTGCTATACAACAATCCGCTGTAGTTGCGCATAACGTAAAGTCGCTTGCTAGTGGTCGAGAAATGGAAGTTTTTAAACCAAATATTTTAGGGTCTGTTGCCTCTTTAGGGAATAATGATGCAATCGGTGTTGTGATGAATGATCGGAAACTATTTGGCTGGAAAGCAACGATGTTGAAAAAAATAATTGATAACCGTTACTTGTTTAAATTAGGCGGGATCGGTTTGTTATTGAAAAAAGGTAAATTTAACGTTTTTAATTAA
- a CDS encoding SDR family NAD(P)-dependent oxidoreductase has protein sequence MLKNRKVIITGAASGIGKEIVKQCLHEGASVIACDINEDSLHKLKRSMVEHYFLHTYQLDVSKYEEVATFFAHIENEHSDVDSLVNSAGIYLAKNILDYQEDEIDKVLDINVKGCIYFSQMFGKQLLQKQHKGVIVNMSSVSGIEGSSDAIYGLSKAAILGLTKSNAMNFSPYIRVNAITPTMVKTPMMGAIPDWRKEEYLNHELIDTPVTPEDVADTVTFLLSDKSKHYTGATFDINNGAYLR, from the coding sequence GTGCTTAAAAATAGAAAAGTAATAATAACTGGTGCAGCTTCCGGAATTGGCAAAGAAATTGTTAAACAATGTTTACATGAAGGTGCTTCGGTAATTGCATGTGATATTAATGAAGACTCCCTTCATAAGTTAAAACGATCAATGGTTGAGCACTATTTTTTGCATACATATCAGTTGGATGTAAGTAAGTATGAAGAGGTTGCCACATTTTTTGCACATATTGAAAATGAACACTCTGACGTAGATAGTCTAGTTAACAGTGCAGGAATTTATTTGGCAAAAAATATACTGGATTATCAAGAAGATGAAATTGATAAAGTCCTAGATATAAACGTTAAGGGATGCATTTATTTCTCCCAAATGTTCGGCAAGCAATTACTTCAAAAACAACATAAGGGAGTAATCGTGAATATGTCTTCAGTGTCCGGGATAGAAGGCAGTTCAGATGCAATTTATGGACTATCAAAAGCGGCCATCCTGGGTTTAACTAAAAGTAATGCAATGAATTTCTCACCATACATTAGGGTCAACGCTATTACTCCTACGATGGTTAAGACTCCGATGATGGGTGCAATACCTGATTGGCGAAAAGAGGAGTATTTAAATCATGAACTTATCGATACACCAGTAACACCTGAAGATGTTGCTGATACTGTGACCTTCTTATTATCAGATAAATCCAAGCATTACACAGGAGCAACATTCGATATAAATAATGGAGCGTATCTAAGGTAG
- a CDS encoding MerR family transcriptional regulator produces MTAKLYTVGELAKLSGATIRTIQYYDKINLLAAKRDGKKNIRYYSKSDLMALQQILFYKRLGFPLKEIKNNLMNFDDAADIKQILTNQADILFQQEMETKMNLAIIEAVNASIEANPDQKLEPTIELVLSLNKQTILDYANIDFDEKTKELFDNKYDDYNEIIEIYWQWKQLILEAASYKLNSTHEEKQTRFQFGKKWHEFTENITADDPDGITPFEKGLEESDKWPQEDLFLYNFSKDFISDAYNYYLRKGDTSD; encoded by the coding sequence ATGACTGCAAAATTATATACGGTTGGCGAATTAGCTAAATTATCTGGAGCAACCATAAGAACCATTCAATATTACGATAAGATCAATTTGCTTGCAGCGAAAAGAGATGGGAAAAAGAACATCAGATACTATTCAAAATCAGATTTAATGGCACTCCAGCAAATCTTATTTTATAAACGTCTCGGGTTTCCGCTGAAAGAGATTAAAAATAACCTGATGAATTTTGATGATGCAGCTGATATCAAACAGATTTTAACAAATCAGGCAGACATCCTCTTCCAGCAGGAGATGGAGACCAAAATGAATCTGGCAATCATTGAAGCAGTAAATGCGTCCATTGAAGCAAATCCGGATCAAAAACTGGAACCGACTATAGAGCTTGTCCTCAGTTTGAATAAGCAAACAATTCTTGATTATGCAAATATCGACTTCGATGAGAAAACGAAAGAACTATTTGATAACAAATACGATGACTATAATGAAATCATTGAGATTTACTGGCAGTGGAAACAGCTCATTCTGGAAGCCGCTTCTTATAAATTAAACAGCACCCATGAGGAAAAACAGACAAGATTTCAGTTTGGCAAGAAATGGCATGAATTCACAGAAAACATTACGGCTGATGACCCTGATGGTATTACGCCCTTTGAAAAAGGTTTGGAAGAAAGCGATAAGTGGCCACAGGAAGATCTATTTTTATATAACTTCTCCAAGGATTTTATAAGCGATGCATATAACTATTATCTAAGAAAAGGTGATACAAGTGATTAA
- a CDS encoding 3D domain-containing protein — protein MKIKNFIRRTGMILLFAGAFYVTVTTISNVTLADIQVGGEAKISDSSASVSEYRNTALQEKGLNKVNEKKRYISSSDEIEGPKTLEEAVDFEQYPTATVLATGYTAGVESTGKTPDHPQYGTTFSGVQVKRDLYSTIAADLNVYPIGTIMYIPDYGYGVVADKGSAINGNDIDLYYPTVEDVYAQWGKKEVEVYIVEMGDGNLTEEALIELNENEALQVFREQMPES, from the coding sequence ATGAAAATCAAAAATTTTATTCGAAGAACCGGTATGATTCTATTGTTTGCAGGTGCCTTTTATGTAACTGTAACTACCATTTCGAATGTAACTTTGGCAGATATTCAGGTAGGTGGAGAAGCTAAGATATCAGATAGTTCAGCCAGTGTATCGGAGTATAGAAACACAGCACTACAGGAAAAAGGATTAAACAAAGTAAACGAGAAGAAAAGGTACATTTCAAGTAGTGATGAAATAGAAGGACCGAAAACACTGGAAGAAGCAGTTGATTTTGAACAGTACCCAACCGCTACCGTATTAGCAACAGGGTATACAGCTGGAGTAGAGTCGACAGGGAAGACTCCGGATCATCCCCAATATGGCACGACTTTTTCTGGTGTACAGGTAAAACGAGACTTGTATTCTACTATTGCAGCTGATTTAAATGTCTACCCGATCGGAACTATCATGTATATTCCGGATTATGGTTATGGCGTTGTAGCTGATAAGGGTAGTGCCATCAATGGAAATGATATTGATCTATACTACCCTACAGTAGAAGATGTTTATGCCCAGTGGGGTAAAAAAGAAGTAGAGGTTTATATTGTTGAGATGGGTGACGGGAATTTAACCGAAGAGGCCCTCATTGAATTGAATGAAAATGAAGCTTTACAAGTATTTAGAGAGCAAATGCCAGAAAGCTAA
- a CDS encoding HesB/IscA family protein translates to MSISITDSAGEQIKEMMKDEEGNARLRFGIKGGGCSGLSYALGFENEINEELDKVEEINGIPVVMNNQDIPIIEGTTIDFKQNMMGGGFSIDNPNAIVSCGCGSSFRAKDRAGTPGDC, encoded by the coding sequence ATGTCTATTTCGATTACAGATAGTGCTGGTGAACAAATTAAAGAAATGATGAAAGATGAAGAAGGGAATGCTCGCCTACGCTTCGGAATTAAGGGCGGTGGATGCAGCGGATTATCTTATGCGCTGGGATTTGAGAATGAGATCAATGAAGAGCTTGATAAAGTAGAAGAAATTAATGGTATTCCGGTTGTGATGAACAATCAGGACATTCCAATCATAGAAGGCACAACAATTGACTTTAAACAGAACATGATGGGTGGAGGATTCTCAATCGATAACCCGAACGCCATTGTATCATGCGGGTGCGGGTCTTCGTTTAGAGCAAAAGATAGAGCAGGAACACCAGGAGACTGTTAA
- a CDS encoding GNAT family N-acetyltransferase, whose translation MPLLLETKRLLLRPFELEDAAGVQRLANDKELANTTFLPHPYHVEDAENWIRSHPQLIESKDAFPFAVILKSDEILIGTMTLRVDKLHNKGELAYWIGKMGRDNS comes from the coding sequence ATGCCATTATTACTTGAAACAAAACGTTTGTTATTAAGGCCATTTGAGTTAGAGGATGCTGCAGGAGTCCAAAGGCTGGCTAATGATAAAGAGTTAGCTAATACTACTTTCTTGCCTCATCCATACCATGTAGAAGATGCAGAAAATTGGATAAGAAGCCATCCACAACTTATTGAAAGCAAGGATGCTTTTCCATTTGCAGTTATTCTTAAATCTGATGAAATATTAATAGGAACAATGACTCTTAGAGTTGATAAATTACATAACAAAGGTGAGTTAGCTTATTGGATTGGTAAAATGGGCAGAGATAACTCCTGA
- a CDS encoding ABC transporter ATP-binding protein codes for MIKLENLTKNYSDKTAVDHLSLTLKPGEVTGFLGPNGSGKSTTMKMVISLVQPTIGSVLVEGNKYTDYPEPFKKLGTLIDPSALDKNLTAKQHLSIIATAANIDLVRVDDMLKITGLENAKNKKVKSYSLGMKQRLGVATALISDPDAIILDEPFNGLDVDGIKWLRRLFKRLAREGKAVVVSSHLMSEIQAVADRVVIIGQGKLLADLTMEKMNRLSSYVYVEADNTGKMKKLLQEEQAIIQQRGAGFEVRNLEAKEIGRLARDHHLILYELKKVKPSLEELFTEITAGKADYVSQGDEDV; via the coding sequence GTGATTAAATTAGAAAACCTAACAAAAAATTATAGCGATAAAACAGCCGTTGACCATTTAAGCCTGACCCTAAAACCAGGCGAAGTCACAGGATTTCTTGGGCCTAATGGATCCGGCAAATCAACAACCATGAAAATGGTTATATCTCTGGTCCAGCCTACGATTGGAAGCGTGCTCGTCGAGGGGAATAAATATACAGACTACCCGGAACCGTTTAAAAAGCTTGGGACACTCATCGATCCATCAGCATTGGATAAGAATCTCACAGCGAAGCAGCATCTATCCATTATTGCTACAGCAGCAAATATTGACCTGGTCAGAGTCGATGACATGCTGAAGATCACGGGGCTGGAAAATGCAAAAAATAAAAAGGTGAAATCCTACTCGCTTGGAATGAAGCAACGACTCGGTGTTGCTACCGCCCTAATCAGCGACCCTGATGCGATTATCCTAGATGAGCCTTTCAATGGACTGGATGTAGACGGGATCAAATGGCTTCGCAGACTGTTCAAGCGGCTTGCCAGAGAAGGAAAGGCCGTAGTTGTATCAAGTCACTTAATGAGTGAAATTCAGGCTGTTGCCGATCGGGTTGTGATTATCGGCCAGGGAAAATTGCTTGCTGATTTGACCATGGAGAAAATGAATCGTTTAAGCTCCTATGTCTATGTCGAAGCAGACAACACAGGAAAAATGAAAAAACTTCTTCAGGAAGAACAGGCAATAATCCAGCAGCGCGGGGCTGGCTTTGAGGTGAGGAACCTGGAGGCAAAAGAGATTGGTAGACTTGCCCGAGACCACCATTTGATCCTTTATGAACTGAAAAAAGTAAAACCCTCCCTAGAGGAATTATTTACGGAAATTACTGCTGGAAAAGCAGATTATGTATCACAAGGAGATGAAGATGTATGA
- a CDS encoding YfcC family protein, whose product MQHEKKSKKLLDRIPHPLALLFFIVVGAAILTYIIPAGSYERETVDDTTQTVPGSFEYTESNPVGIMELFTAIPEGFQEMSDIVFVTFAAAMMFGLLERTGMLENTVGTFVRKVGVERRFLIVVIMTFVYGFFGIFIGLENNIALVPIAVLLSVAIGGDAMLGAGIAIGGVLVGFGLSPFNPYTVGVGHRIAEMELFSGWIFRSILVVTTLSVLSYFNVRYFKKILKDRDKSLGYDIDTSDMKLSKSIDSYHMRKRDIAMLLVFISGIIVMLVGIFTQGWYINEVAAIYLMIGIACGIIAKMNASQIAQVFSKALEPSALAAILIGVAMATQVVLNHGNISDTVAHGLTSLLEHLPTTLAAVFMAISQSIINILIPSGSGQAVVTLPIMIPVGDMLDITRQTTILAFQIGDGLTNLFSPTLAGLMAMLGLCRVPYGRWIRYIFPFVIIAICISFVALVISVLINWG is encoded by the coding sequence ATGCAGCATGAAAAGAAAAGTAAAAAATTATTGGATCGCATTCCACATCCATTGGCATTATTGTTTTTTATTGTTGTTGGTGCAGCTATTTTGACGTACATTATTCCAGCTGGATCTTATGAAAGGGAAACCGTTGATGATACTACTCAAACCGTTCCCGGATCATTTGAATATACTGAGAGCAACCCTGTTGGCATTATGGAGTTATTTACTGCGATTCCTGAGGGTTTCCAGGAAATGTCAGACATTGTATTTGTCACATTTGCCGCAGCCATGATGTTTGGATTATTAGAAAGAACAGGGATGCTTGAAAATACAGTTGGGACATTCGTTCGCAAAGTTGGTGTTGAAAGGCGCTTTCTTATTGTTGTGATTATGACCTTTGTTTACGGATTTTTTGGCATATTTATTGGACTTGAAAATAATATCGCCCTTGTTCCAATAGCTGTTTTATTGAGTGTTGCCATAGGTGGAGATGCAATGCTCGGTGCGGGTATTGCAATAGGCGGTGTGCTGGTAGGATTTGGACTCTCTCCGTTCAATCCGTATACAGTTGGTGTAGGGCACAGGATAGCAGAAATGGAACTTTTTTCGGGCTGGATTTTTAGAAGTATTCTGGTGGTTACCACGCTATCTGTATTATCTTATTTTAACGTTAGATATTTTAAAAAGATTTTAAAGGACCGGGATAAAAGCCTTGGTTACGACATTGATACCAGCGACATGAAACTTAGTAAATCAATTGACTCCTATCATATGAGGAAAAGGGATATTGCCATGTTGCTTGTGTTTATCTCAGGGATTATTGTTATGCTTGTTGGTATTTTTACACAAGGGTGGTATATCAATGAAGTTGCTGCGATATATCTTATGATCGGCATTGCCTGTGGGATTATTGCTAAAATGAATGCCAGTCAAATCGCTCAAGTATTTTCGAAGGCACTTGAACCTAGTGCATTAGCAGCTATTCTGATTGGTGTAGCAATGGCGACTCAAGTGGTGCTGAACCATGGAAATATCAGTGATACAGTTGCTCATGGCCTTACCTCACTGTTGGAACATTTGCCAACAACGCTAGCCGCTGTGTTCATGGCAATATCCCAGTCGATTATCAATATTTTGATTCCAAGTGGCAGTGGTCAAGCAGTAGTGACGTTACCAATCATGATTCCTGTTGGTGATATGTTAGACATTACACGGCAAACGACAATCTTAGCATTTCAAATCGGCGATGGTCTGACAAATTTATTTTCACCCACATTAGCTGGGTTAATGGCAATGCTTGGATTATGCAGGGTACCTTATGGAAGATGGATCAGGTATATTTTTCCTTTTGTTATTATAGCAATTTGTATATCTTTTGTCGCCTTAGTTATTAGTGTCTTAATTAATTGGGGGTGA
- a CDS encoding YesK family protein — MMIFGPLFVALVPGIIIITLAWWFRRKGYSLLVRMLPGSFATIATIILFYIGFVNIRGFEGGAYGILAFFLVVFSIISFITGKKVTVQQ; from the coding sequence ATGATGATTTTCGGACCTTTATTTGTAGCTCTTGTACCTGGAATTATTATAATAACGTTAGCTTGGTGGTTTAGAAGAAAGGGCTATTCATTATTGGTAAGGATGTTACCCGGATCTTTCGCAACAATTGCTACCATTATTCTTTTCTATATTGGTTTTGTTAATATTAGGGGATTTGAAGGTGGAGCCTACGGTATACTTGCTTTCTTTTTAGTTGTTTTTAGTATTATATCTTTTATCACAGGAAAAAAGGTTACAGTCCAACAATAA
- a CDS encoding NAD(P)/FAD-dependent oxidoreductase, with protein MSDKVYDVTIIGAGPAGLFTAFYGGMRQASVKIIESLPHTGGQLTALYPEKDIYDIAGFPKVGAQELVDNLEEQANLFDPTIVLEQAIDKVERLEDDTFKLTSNTEEIHYTKTIIITAGNGAFQPRRLNVGDCDQFEGVNLHYHVKDMNQYRGKNVALLGGGDSAVDWALMLEPIAEKVTLIHRRDKFRAHEHSVEKLMSSNVDILTPFTPKDIVTSDKIDQLILEEVKGDREIELEVDSVLCNYGFISTLGPIKDWGLEIEKNSIVVNTKMETNIPGIYAAGDICTYDGKVKLIATGFGEGPTAINNAKQYIDPKARIQPKHSTAMF; from the coding sequence TTGTCAGACAAAGTTTATGACGTCACAATAATTGGCGCAGGCCCTGCTGGTTTATTTACTGCTTTTTATGGGGGCATGCGACAAGCCAGTGTAAAAATAATTGAAAGTTTACCACATACTGGAGGGCAATTGACAGCCCTTTATCCAGAGAAAGATATATATGATATAGCAGGATTTCCAAAAGTTGGCGCACAGGAGTTAGTCGATAACCTAGAGGAACAGGCAAATCTGTTTGACCCCACAATTGTTTTAGAGCAGGCAATTGATAAGGTAGAACGCCTAGAGGATGATACATTCAAACTCACTTCCAATACAGAAGAAATTCACTATACAAAAACAATTATTATCACGGCAGGTAATGGTGCATTTCAGCCACGCCGCCTGAATGTAGGGGACTGTGATCAATTTGAAGGTGTGAACCTGCATTATCATGTGAAGGACATGAATCAATACCGAGGAAAAAATGTCGCATTATTAGGCGGCGGTGACTCTGCAGTTGACTGGGCATTGATGCTCGAGCCAATCGCAGAAAAAGTCACACTTATTCATCGACGGGACAAGTTCAGGGCACATGAACACAGTGTCGAGAAGCTCATGTCCTCGAATGTAGATATTTTAACACCCTTCACTCCAAAGGATATCGTTACAAGTGATAAGATCGATCAATTAATTTTAGAAGAGGTTAAAGGGGATAGAGAGATAGAACTCGAAGTCGACTCCGTTCTATGTAATTATGGATTTATTTCGACCCTTGGCCCAATCAAAGACTGGGGACTGGAAATCGAGAAAAACAGTATTGTGGTTAATACAAAAATGGAAACAAACATACCCGGCATTTACGCAGCTGGTGATATTTGCACCTATGATGGAAAAGTTAAACTGATCGCAACCGGTTTTGGCGAAGGACCAACAGCCATTAACAATGCCAAACAATACATTGATCCAAAAGCACGTATTCAGCCAAAACACTCAACGGCGATGTTTTAA
- a CDS encoding YuiB family protein, which produces MIQLVVSVLLYFVIFFGIAFILNMLLRRTWLMSFLYPIIVVMIVDNISTWEYFTNPGDAFSTALTRFTEITPVDVTILLSGFIGTIVSGIVIKILRKSGYQMF; this is translated from the coding sequence TTGATTCAATTAGTCGTTTCCGTGTTATTGTATTTTGTTATATTTTTCGGTATAGCCTTTATTTTAAATATGCTACTTCGACGTACGTGGCTGATGTCTTTTTTGTATCCAATTATCGTGGTTATGATTGTGGACAACATATCCACATGGGAATATTTCACAAATCCAGGAGATGCCTTTTCAACAGCACTCACAAGATTTACGGAAATTACGCCAGTTGATGTAACGATCTTGTTGTCCGGGTTTATTGGTACGATTGTTTCCGGAATCGTTATTAAAATCTTACGTAAGAGTGGATATCAAATGTTTTAA
- a CDS encoding DUF3231 family protein codes for MDTGKNIRLTSAELSQLWGSHQNDTLAICMLRYFLNHVEDTEIRPLLQHTLEISQAHILKLTGFFQEEGNAVPQGLTEDDVNESAPRLFSDTYMLMYLQQVGQLGLNAYSVAVANSTRQDIHTYFSECLREYTELHAMANDLLLAKGLYVRPPYIPTQDNVSFVDSTKFLTGWFGKRRPLLSLEVANLFANAQRNALGVSTLIGFSQVARSKEVTNYLIRGKEIAAKHVEIFGSILREDDLPIPMTWDSEVTKSTTPPFSDKLMTVATTGLIAIGIGYYGTSMATSMRADINTHYVRLTGEIGKYSLDGAKLMIKNGWLEQPPMQADRDGLAKP; via the coding sequence ATGGACACAGGAAAAAACATTAGATTAACTTCAGCCGAGCTTTCACAACTATGGGGATCTCACCAAAATGATACATTAGCCATTTGTATGCTTCGTTATTTCCTAAATCACGTTGAAGATACAGAGATACGCCCATTGTTACAACATACTTTGGAAATATCACAAGCTCATATCCTAAAATTGACTGGATTTTTTCAGGAAGAAGGGAATGCAGTACCACAGGGTCTTACCGAAGATGATGTGAATGAATCCGCACCACGCCTTTTCTCAGATACATATATGCTAATGTATCTGCAGCAAGTGGGGCAACTTGGGCTTAACGCGTACAGTGTTGCAGTAGCTAACTCAACGCGACAGGATATTCACACCTATTTTTCGGAATGTCTCAGAGAGTATACCGAACTTCATGCAATGGCAAATGACCTATTGCTTGCTAAAGGCCTTTATGTACGTCCACCATATATCCCAACACAAGACAATGTTTCATTCGTAGATTCAACTAAATTTCTCACAGGATGGTTTGGGAAACGAAGACCATTACTTTCGCTGGAAGTCGCTAATTTGTTTGCTAATGCCCAGCGCAATGCTTTAGGTGTATCAACATTGATTGGTTTTAGTCAAGTTGCCAGGTCAAAAGAAGTTACAAATTATCTGATTCGTGGAAAAGAAATTGCAGCCAAACATGTTGAAATTTTCGGTTCCATTTTACGTGAAGATGACTTACCTATTCCAATGACATGGGATTCAGAAGTGACAAAATCAACCACTCCCCCGTTTTCTGATAAGCTCATGACGGTGGCGACGACGGGATTAATTGCAATCGGAATAGGATATTATGGAACAAGTATGGCAACAAGCATGCGGGCTGATATAAATACACATTATGTGAGACTGACAGGCGAAATCGGCAAATATTCCCTGGACGGTGCTAAATTAATGATTAAAAATGGCTGGCTAGAACAACCGCCGATGCAGGCTGACCGCGATGGGTTAGCAAAACCATAA